A stretch of DNA from Nitrospira sp.:
GATGGTCAGGTAATGCGTGGGCTGAAATCGTTCCACGATGGAGCGGATGGTATGGTCCAGGTCCTCGAAGGTGGCTGCAAGGTTGTCGTGTCGATAGGGCGGCAGCGTCAGGACTTCAAGGGGTCCGGCCAACATCGAGAGCGCTCCGGTCAAACGGGCAAGGATGAGATACAGAAACTCCGGATGCACCTTTTCAACCAGATTCGCATGTTGCATGGCCGGCAAATGGGCCATGAGCGCGGAGATGAGGTGATATTTTCCCAGATCCATTCCGATGGCTTCCAAAATGCCACGCTGAGCATTACCGTAGGATCCGATTTGAGCCGTAATGAGTTCGATAAGGCCGCGGAGCAGCCGCATGAGGTACGCCGAGGCGGAGATCCACAGACAAGCCGGAATGTAGGTTTCCTTCAATGCGACGGCCCCCGACTGGGTCCTGAGCAACTCGCCGATCTTCAGGACCACCATGTCGCTCGTGGGTTCGCCCGAAAACAAGATACGGAGGTTCTTTCGTGCGACGAGGATCTCCTGAGGATTGCCGCCCGTCGTGGAATCCTTCCGTTCGACATAGGCTGAAGAATACCGAGCGGCTCGAGAGCCCGACTCGCCGCCCAACGCGCAGTTCACGCCGTCCGTCTGCTCCACCGGCAAGGCCAGAAACACATCGAGGTGATCGACTGAGGCCGGGAACAGGTCACCAATGAGCCGCGTTTGCGGAGCCATGTCCTCTTCCGGAATCCTGACGACCACACCATCCGGCAACAGCCCATGAAAACCAAGCAACGTGACCCGGCCGTTGGAGAGCCCGTCATGATCGATGTCCAGCCTCAAGGCGCCATACCCGAACGCGACCAACGCACGAAGCCGTTCATTGAGATGACGCTCGTAATACTGGTCCCACTGTTGAAATAACTGCGGAGTGAGGAGCATCCCCTCGCTCCAGACGACCCGTTGGTTGTTCTCCATTGTGATGACCGTCGCCTTCCTTATTCGTCCTTCAATTTGAGCTTGTGTTCATCCAGAATCAATTTGACGGTGGGGGTTGCAAAGGGAATCCACGTGGACTGGTCCGACGACACGACCCGCCGCCAGAGCTCTCCTTCCGGCTTACGGAACAACGCCATGACTCCCAGAAACTGAACCCCCTTCCT
This window harbors:
- the tssK gene encoding type VI secretion system baseplate subunit TssK, whose product is MENNQRVVWSEGMLLTPQLFQQWDQYYERHLNERLRALVAFGYGALRLDIDHDGLSNGRVTLLGFHGLLPDGVVVRIPEEDMAPQTRLIGDLFPASVDHLDVFLALPVEQTDGVNCALGGESGSRAARYSSAYVERKDSTTGGNPQEILVARKNLRILFSGEPTSDMVVLKIGELLRTQSGAVALKETYIPACLWISASAYLMRLLRGLIELITAQIGSYGNAQRGILEAIGMDLGKYHLISALMAHLPAMQHANLVEKVHPEFLYLILARLTGALSMLAGPLEVLTLPPYRHDNLAATFEDLDHTIRSIVERFQPTHYLTIALEASGDNVWVARVPESRLFASSQFFLVVAGDLSEDQIRQQVPQFIRIGSPAKLKEIVAAAMPGVRLYHTPRPPATLPVRVGQQYFRLDDRGVFWEEIKKTQIVALHVPQSLQSLRLQLLATKE